The following is a genomic window from Chitinivorax sp. B.
ACCGGCACTACGCGCTGGTTTACCTTCATTCAAGTGCGGCAATAATTTATCCAATACAGCTGTCAGCTTTTGTGCTTCTTTATCGCCAGATTTGGCTTTTTTCCCTTCGCGCGCCTGGGCCTTTTCTACCGATGCCATGTCAGCAAGCGCCAATTCAGTACCAATTGTCTCAATATCGGCAATGGGATCAACACGACCAGCAACGTGCACAATGTTCTCATCTTCAAAACAACGAACCACATTGACGATGGCGTCCGTTTCGCGGATGTTGGCCAGAAACTGATTACCCAAACCCTCACCTTTGGATGCACCTGCCACCAAACCTGCTATGTCAACGAACTCAACTATTGCAGGTTGAATTTTTTGCGGTTTGACGATTTTAGATAACTCAGCCAAACGCACATCAGGTACCTCCACGATACCAACATTCGGTTCAATCGTGCAGAAAGGATAATTGGCAGCTTCAATTCCTGCTTTGGTCAATGCATTAAACAGGGTGGATTTACCGACGTTGGGCAAGCCAACAATGCCACATTTGAGACTCATGATGGATTTTCCATTGAAACGTTTTTCGGTTTGCTTGGCGTGTGCAATTGATGCATTGCCTTGGGGAAATCACCCCGTTTAAGCAATGGTAATACTTTTAGTGACAAGCTGATGGCGTCATTGATCACACGCTGCTCTTCGACCCTGGGTGGCTTCAGTACAAAGTTGGCTACCTCATTACGATCACCAGGATGGCCGATACCCAACCGTAATCGCCAGAAATGAGGTGTACCCAAGTGTGCAATGATATCTTTCAGGCCATTATGTCCCCCGTGGCCACCACCTTGCTTGAGCTTGGCGGATCCTGGCGGCAAATCGAGCTCGTCGTGCACCACTAGAATTTGCTCAGGCGTAACTTTGTAGAACCTGGCCAAACAGACAACAGCAATACCGCTACGGTTCATATAGGTTTGCGGTTGTAATAGCCATGTTTCTTGCTCAGCCAATCCGACCCTGGCAACCAAACCATGGAATTTGGCTTCATGACGCAATTGCACTTGCTCATCGTGTGCAATGCAGTCCACCCACCAAAAACCAGCATTATGCCGCGTATCGTGGTATTCGGCCCCAGGATTACCAAGCCCGACAATCAGTTTGATTCCGTTCGTCATCTAATTTACTTCCAGGCTACTTTCGTCAATATTAGCGGCATATTCACGGAAATGGCCTTAATAGCAAAACGGCTCGTTCCAAACTTAAGAGTTTGGTTACGAGCCGCTTCAGCTTTGAATCAGTGCTTATTCAGCAGCTGCTTCTTCGCCACCCAGCTTGCCAGAGCAGTTAGCAACAGTGTGGTTCTCCCCACGTGCCAACGCAATGATTTCTACACCATTCGGTAACTTAACATCCGATAAGTGTACTGAGCCACCTGCTTGCAGGCTGCTCAGATCTACTTCAATGAACTCAGGCAGGTCAGCAGGCAGGCAGCTTACGTCAACCTCATTCAAAACGTGGTTAATGATTCCACCAGCCAACTTCACACCAGGTGCAAGTTCAGCATTGGCAAAGTGCAGAGGCACTTTGATATGCAATTTTTCATTTGGGTTAACACGTTGGAAATCAACATGCAACACCAGTTGCTTGAAGCTGTGATGTTGAACGTCACGCAACAGTACTTTTTCAATTTTACCATCAACATTCAGGTTCAATACAGACGCATGGAATGCCTCAACGCGCAGCTGATGGAAAATTGCATTGTGGTCCAGACTGATAACAGTCGGCTCTGCACCACCACCGTAAACGATAGCGGGCACGCGACCTGCGTTGCGCAGGCGGCGGCTCGCACCCGAACCCTGCTCAACACGTGCTTGGGCAATGACTTCAAAGTTCATAGTTATACTCCAAATTTTGGATCATCCGCGACCAGATAATCCATTGAGATAAACGGCGCCGAAGTGCCGTGGGAAAAAACTCAATCAACAAATAATGAGCTGACTGATTCTTCGTTACTGATCCTGCGGACGGTTTCCGCTAGTAACGGAGCAATACTGACAGCACGAATACGGTCACATGCTGCCGCCTCATCAGTAAACGGAATCGTATCGGTTACTACCAGTTCGTCCAACTCGGAATTCTTAATCCGCTCAACAGCAGCACCAGACAACACCGGGTGAGTAGCATAAGCCAGAACACGCTCTGCACCATGTTGCTTCAGGGCTGCTGCGGCCTTGCACAAAGTATTTGCAGTATCAACCATGTCGTCCATAATCAGACAGGTTCGGCCAGCCACATCACCGATTATATGCATCACCTCAGCTACGTTGGCTTTGGGGCGACGCTTATCAATGATTGCCAAATCAGTATTCAATTGCTTGGCCATTGCACGAGCGCGCAATACCCCTCCTACATCGGGCGACACAACCAGCATGTTCTCATAGTTCTTTGAGCGAACATCAGCCAACAATACTGGCGTGGCGTAGATGTTATCAACCGGGATATCGAAGAAGCCTTGGATCTGGTCAGCGTGGAGATCAAC
Proteins encoded in this region:
- the ychF gene encoding redox-regulated ATPase YchF, producing the protein MSLKCGIVGLPNVGKSTLFNALTKAGIEAANYPFCTIEPNVGIVEVPDVRLAELSKIVKPQKIQPAIVEFVDIAGLVAGASKGEGLGNQFLANIRETDAIVNVVRCFEDENIVHVAGRVDPIADIETIGTELALADMASVEKAQAREGKKAKSGDKEAQKLTAVLDKLLPHLNEGKPARSAGLSDDEKALIKPLCLLTAKPAMYVANVAEDGFTNNAHLDRLTELASKEGAPVVALCAAIESEIADLDDADKVEFLESMGLEEPGLNRLIRAGYKLLGLQTYFTAGVKEVRAWTIHVGDTAPQAAGVIHTDFERGFIRAQTIAFDDFIKFNGEQGAKEAGKMRSEGKEYVVHDGDVMNFLFNV
- the pth gene encoding aminoacyl-tRNA hydrolase translates to MTNGIKLIVGLGNPGAEYHDTRHNAGFWWVDCIAHDEQVQLRHEAKFHGLVARVGLAEQETWLLQPQTYMNRSGIAVVCLARFYKVTPEQILVVHDELDLPPGSAKLKQGGGHGGHNGLKDIIAHLGTPHFWRLRLGIGHPGDRNEVANFVLKPPRVEEQRVINDAISLSLKVLPLLKRGDFPKAMHQLHTPSKPKNVSMENPS
- a CDS encoding 50S ribosomal protein L25/general stress protein Ctc — encoded protein: MNFEVIAQARVEQGSGASRRLRNAGRVPAIVYGGGAEPTVISLDHNAIFHQLRVEAFHASVLNLNVDGKIEKVLLRDVQHHSFKQLVLHVDFQRVNPNEKLHIKVPLHFANAELAPGVKLAGGIINHVLNEVDVSCLPADLPEFIEVDLSSLQAGGSVHLSDVKLPNGVEIIALARGENHTVANCSGKLGGEEAAAE
- a CDS encoding ribose-phosphate pyrophosphokinase: MVFTGNANPKLAGDVVRHLDISLGRISVGRFSDGEVTVELLENVRGRDVFVLQSTCQPTNDNLMEIMLIADALKRASAGRITAAIPYFGYARQDRRPRSARVPISAKVVANMLSSAGVDRVLTVDLHADQIQGFFDIPVDNIYATPVLLADVRSKNYENMLVVSPDVGGVLRARAMAKQLNTDLAIIDKRRPKANVAEVMHIIGDVAGRTCLIMDDMVDTANTLCKAAAALKQHGAERVLAYATHPVLSGAAVERIKNSELDELVVTDTIPFTDEAAACDRIRAVSIAPLLAETVRRISNEESVSSLFVD